One segment of Corynebacterium caspium DSM 44850 DNA contains the following:
- a CDS encoding universal stress protein: MKYTKIAVGVDGSDTALFAVRRAASLAAAFQAELALVIAYSQSAKSVLDTPTHTSVSAPVVREDMSDEYLAEAIKVATVEGAENITTHKAAGPATTVLNEVVAEIGADLLVLGNKGMKSFAGKIFGNVPTGVVQRSSVDVMLVNTEDL; the protein is encoded by the coding sequence ATGAAGTACACCAAGATTGCAGTTGGCGTCGATGGTAGCGATACTGCTCTTTTTGCCGTTCGACGCGCAGCTAGCTTGGCAGCTGCATTTCAGGCTGAACTAGCTCTGGTTATTGCTTATAGCCAATCTGCTAAGTCGGTTTTAGATACTCCGACGCATACCAGTGTTTCCGCTCCAGTGGTTCGTGAAGATATGTCCGATGAATACTTGGCAGAGGCTATAAAAGTGGCAACTGTTGAGGGGGCTGAAAATATCACCACGCATAAAGCGGCAGGTCCAGCTACCACCGTGCTAAATGAAGTGGTTGCCGAAATAGGTGCAGATCTCCTAGTCCTGGGAAATAAAGGGATGAAAAGTTTTGCAGGAAAGATCTTTGGTAACGTGCCAACCGGAGTTGTACAGCGTTCTTCTGTAGACGTGATGTTGGTTAATACTGAAGATTTATAA
- the uvrB gene encoding excinuclease ABC subunit UvrB, with protein MAFAAENPVLSHSEFRPVGEVERTRAEFKVVSEFQPAGDQPAAIAELDKRLNRGETDIVLLGATGTGKSATAAWLIEKQQRPTLVMAPNKTLAAQLANELRQLLPHNAVEYFVSYYDYYQPEAYIAQSDTYIEKDSSINEDVERLRHSATSALLSRRDVVVVSSVSCIYGLGTPQSYLDRSVVLKIGEEVERDRFLRLLVDIQYSRNDYALERGAFRVKGDVVDIIPAYEEVAVRVEFFGDEIDSLYYIHPLTGDVIRQVDEIRIFPATHYVAGPERMAKAIEDIKEELQDRLADLQNRGKLLEAQRLRMRTEYDIEMIEQMGFCSGIENYSRHIDGRAPGSAPATLIDYFPEDFLTIIDESHVTVPQIGGMFAGDMSRKRNLVEFGFRLPSALDNRPLTFEEFEDRVGQTVYMSATPGDFEMAAAGGEFVEQVIRPTGLLDPKVSVRPTKGQIDDLIGEIRDRTAKQERVLVTTLTKKMSEDLTDYLLETGIKVRYLHSDIDTLQRVELLRQLRLGEYDVLVGINLLREGLDLPEVSLVAILDADKEGFLRSHRSLIQTIGRAARNVSGEVIMYADKITDSMAYALEETERRREKQIAYNTAHGVDPQPLRKKIADILDQVYESRENHGIDSPGSAKSANANSLSADTALLERYDTASMAAEEVETLISNLTTQMGEAARDLKFELAGRLRDEISELKKELRGIKEAGI; from the coding sequence ATGGCTTTCGCAGCAGAAAATCCCGTTTTATCCCATTCTGAATTCCGTCCAGTTGGAGAGGTCGAGCGCACTAGGGCGGAATTTAAAGTAGTTTCTGAATTTCAGCCGGCAGGTGACCAGCCAGCAGCTATTGCAGAGCTTGATAAACGTTTAAATAGGGGAGAGACAGATATTGTCTTGCTTGGTGCTACTGGTACCGGTAAATCAGCCACTGCCGCCTGGCTAATTGAAAAGCAGCAGCGTCCTACTCTAGTAATGGCTCCGAATAAAACTTTGGCTGCCCAGCTAGCAAATGAGTTGCGACAATTGCTTCCGCATAACGCGGTAGAGTATTTCGTTAGTTATTATGATTATTATCAGCCAGAAGCTTATATAGCTCAATCTGATACTTATATTGAAAAAGATTCCTCAATTAATGAGGATGTTGAAAGGCTGCGGCATTCAGCTACTTCGGCTTTGCTTTCCCGGCGCGATGTAGTGGTAGTTAGTTCGGTTTCTTGTATTTATGGTTTAGGTACTCCGCAGTCTTATTTGGATCGCTCGGTAGTCTTAAAAATAGGGGAAGAAGTAGAAAGAGATAGGTTTTTACGTCTCTTAGTTGATATTCAGTACAGCCGTAATGATTATGCGCTTGAACGGGGAGCTTTCCGGGTTAAAGGCGATGTCGTGGATATTATTCCGGCTTATGAAGAAGTTGCAGTGCGGGTGGAATTTTTTGGTGATGAAATAGATTCGCTTTATTATATTCACCCTTTAACTGGCGATGTTATCCGGCAGGTGGATGAGATTCGCATATTCCCAGCTACGCACTATGTCGCCGGGCCAGAACGTATGGCTAAGGCTATTGAAGATATTAAAGAAGAGTTACAAGATCGCCTGGCTGACCTGCAAAATCGGGGCAAATTATTAGAGGCGCAACGCTTGAGAATGCGCACGGAATACGATATCGAAATGATCGAGCAAATGGGTTTTTGCTCCGGTATCGAAAACTATTCTCGGCATATCGATGGTCGTGCACCTGGATCTGCCCCAGCGACTCTCATCGATTATTTCCCCGAGGATTTCCTCACTATCATCGATGAATCCCACGTTACGGTGCCGCAAATTGGGGGCATGTTTGCTGGCGATATGTCGCGGAAACGTAACTTGGTGGAATTTGGTTTTCGGCTGCCTTCAGCTTTAGATAACCGCCCGCTTACCTTTGAAGAGTTCGAGGATCGGGTGGGGCAGACGGTGTATATGTCTGCAACCCCTGGTGATTTTGAAATGGCGGCAGCTGGTGGAGAATTTGTTGAACAGGTAATTCGACCGACCGGCTTACTTGATCCCAAAGTCAGTGTGCGCCCTACTAAGGGACAGATTGATGATCTTATTGGTGAAATCAGGGATCGTACTGCGAAGCAAGAACGCGTCCTAGTGACTACTTTGACTAAAAAGATGTCGGAGGATCTTACTGACTATCTGCTAGAAACTGGAATTAAAGTTCGGTATTTGCACTCTGATATTGATACTTTGCAACGCGTCGAATTATTGCGGCAATTGCGTTTGGGCGAATATGACGTCTTAGTAGGCATTAACTTGCTGCGCGAAGGATTGGATCTTCCAGAGGTTTCCTTGGTAGCGATTTTGGATGCCGATAAGGAAGGTTTTCTGCGTTCGCATCGCTCGCTTATTCAGACCATTGGTCGGGCGGCTCGAAATGTTTCTGGTGAGGTAATTATGTATGCCGATAAGATCACCGATTCGATGGCCTATGCACTCGAAGAAACTGAAAGGCGTAGGGAAAAGCAGATTGCTTATAACACTGCTCATGGCGTAGATCCACAGCCTTTGCGAAAGAAAATTGCTGATATTTTGGACCAAGTTTATGAAAGCCGGGAAAATCATGGCATCGATAGTCCTGGGTCTGCGAAATCTGCTAATGCTAATAGCTTGAGTGCCGATACTGCCTTATTGGAGCGTTATGACACTGCTTCCATGGCTGCTGAAGAAGTAGAAACTTTAATTAGTAATCTCACCACGCAGATGGGTGAAGCTGCTCGAGATCTTAAATTTGAGTTGGCGGGACGTTTGCGGGATGAAATTTCTGAGCTTAAAAAGGAACTCCGTGGTATTAAGGAAGCAGGGATTTAG
- the coaE gene encoding dephospho-CoA kinase: MKIMGLTGGIGSGKTTVANLLREQGLKIIDADQIARQIVEPGQPALAELAQVFGADILTAEGTLNRSLLASRAFANPAQTERLNAITHPRIWEAAKWQFEQALQAGEKWVVYDMPLLIETGQYREVDLVVVVDVDTETRVQRLVNTRGLTEEDARNRIAAQINQAKRLAVAQVVIDNNGDLAALKEQVIHLVHSLA; encoded by the coding sequence ATGAAAATCATGGGTTTGACCGGCGGCATCGGAAGCGGAAAAACTACCGTGGCAAATTTGCTGCGTGAGCAAGGTCTAAAAATTATCGATGCAGACCAAATTGCCCGCCAAATAGTAGAGCCAGGACAACCTGCCCTAGCTGAATTGGCTCAGGTCTTTGGGGCCGATATCTTAACTGCAGAGGGCACCCTAAATCGCAGTCTTCTAGCTAGCAGAGCCTTTGCTAACCCGGCACAGACAGAGCGCTTAAATGCCATCACGCATCCACGTATTTGGGAAGCTGCAAAGTGGCAATTTGAGCAAGCCCTGCAAGCTGGAGAAAAATGGGTGGTTTACGATATGCCCTTATTAATTGAGACTGGGCAGTACCGTGAAGTTGATCTAGTAGTTGTGGTGGATGTCGATACTGAAACCAGAGTGCAGCGCTTAGTTAATACGCGGGGCTTAACTGAAGAAGACGCCCGGAATCGTATAGCTGCGCAGATTAATCAGGCTAAGAGGCTAGCTGTGGCGCAGGTAGTCATTGATAATAACGGGGATCTAGCTGCGCTTAAAGAACAGGTCATCCACTTAGTTCACAGTTTGGCCTAA